GCCCCACCAGTCCCAGGTCGAGCTCGCGCCCGGTGAGGTCGTACACCTGCTTGCCGAGCGACGTCACCTGCGCGGCGGTCGCCGCCATGCCACAGAAGACGCTGACGAGCAGCGCCACCACCGTGCGGTCCGGGGCTGCCGCCGGCGCCGCGCCCCGGCCGTCGTCCTCGATCCCGGCTCGCGTCACGGCCGGTGCACGCTACTGCTCGAAGCCCCTCGCCCCCGCGGTCGATTCTCGCGAGGCGATCCCCGAGACGCCGTCCGGGGCGCCGGCTGCCTGCACATCCGCCCCTGTGGGGCCTACCCGCGCCTCCCGGTCGGAAACGCTCGGTGGGAGGGGTGCACCGGCACTGGCAGCGGCAGACCGATTACCACTCGTCCCGGAACGATCCGTCGGGGGGGACGGCCGCGCAGTCGTTGTCGGCGAAGCGCAGCTGGTCGATGCCGCCCGTCGTGCGGATCCAGTAGCAGCGCCCGGACCCGCTCTTGGCACCGACGAGAACCGTGTCGTTCGGCACCTCGACGTAGGGGAGGAGCTCCACGTACACGACGTTGCCCTTCGGGTTGAGCGCCGACAGGACCGTGGTGAACGAGAGTGAGGAGTCGACCGCCGACAATCGTGCGCCGTCATCGGTGAACTGCTCACCATCGGCGTAGACGATGAGCTCCGTCACGTGGGCGTTGCGCACGTTCGACTGGGCGGCCCGGTCGCTCGCCCGCTCCCTGGCCCCCAGGAACGTCGGGACGGCGATGGCGAGCAGGATGCCGATGATCATCACGACCACCATCAGCTCGATGAGGGTGAACCCCTCCTCCTGCCCGACGCTCGCGTGCTGGCGGACCTTCATGGATGACGATCGGCACGAGAGCCCCCGACCTTGATCTTCCAACGGGGCATTGCCAGGTTTGGTTGACTTGAACGACGTGGCCGACGAACGCCGCACCGGCGAGATCGTCGCCGCCGAGGAGGCGGCGATGCTGGCACGGGTCGCGGGCGGGGACCGGGGCGAGCCGTTGGAGGAGCTGTTCCGTCGCTACGCCGGGCGCCTCTACACCCTCGGTCTGGCCCTCCTGGGCGACAACGGACTGGCCGAGGAGCTGGTGCAGGAGAGCTTCGTCCGTGTGTGGCGCCAGGCGGCGCGATTCGACCCGGCGCGCGGCTCGGTGGGCACGTTCGTGTTCGCCCTCGCCCGGCGGATCGCCGTGGACCTCTGGCGCCGCCCCTCCTCCCGCCCCCTGATCGCCGGCCTGGCGGTCGACCGGGCGCCGGCGCGGTCAGCCGACCCGGCGCCGGAGGTCGTCGACGGCGTGGTGGTGCGCCGGGCGCTCGACGCCCTGTCGCCCGCCCACCGGGAGGTCATCGAGCTCTCCTACGGCGGAGGGCTCACGCAGGCCGAGATCGCCCGCAGGGTCGGCGTGCCCCTCGGCACCGTGAAGACCCGCACCTATCACGCCCTGCGGGCGCTCAAGCAGCAGCTGGAGTCCCAAGGTGTCGATGCCTGACCACGCCATCCCCCACCCCGACGTCGCCGGCTACGTGCTCGGCGCCCTCGAGCCGATCGAGGCGGAGCAGTTCTCCGCCCACCTGCGAGGCTGCGACCACTGCCGGAGCGAGGTGGCCGAGCTGGCATCGCTGCGCACGGTCCTCGACCGGGCCATGCCCGCTCCGGTCCTGCCGCCGAACCTGGCGGAGCGGACCTTCGCCGCCATCGAGCAAGCGGCGAGGGACAGCGCGGCGCGGCGGACGGGACCAGCGCCGGCTGCGCCGCTCCGGCAAGGCCGCCGGACCCGTCGGGTGGGGCCGATCGCAGCGGCGTTGGCCGGCGTCGCCGCCCTGGTGACCGGACTGGTCCTCATGACCGACTCGTCGCCACCCACGCGCCAGGTCGTCCTCCTGGCGGCCGACGGTGGGGCGGCCCGGGGGGTCGTCCACCTGCACCGGGAGGACGCCGGCGTGGTGATCGAGCTGGCCGTGCGAGGGCTCCCCGTCCCGCCCGAGGGCTCCTTCTACGAGTGTTGGTACGTGGCCGGCGACGACACGCCGGACCACCCCGCCCGGGTGACGGCCGGAACGTTCACGGTCGCCCCTGCAGGCACCACCGAGGTGCAAATGACCACGGCCGCCGGCCATGAGCTATTCCCGGGCATCGAGGTCACCTTGGAGCCCGGCGACGGCGATCCGCGCCGGACCGGGCCGGCCGTCCTGCGCTCCGCCCCCACGACGCACGACTGACGCCTGGTCGGTTGAACCGAACCGGGTGCTCAACCCGTATCGGGACACATGCCGCCACGCCTCCGTCCCCGCCGCCCTGCGTCCGTCCTCGCCCTCGCCCTCGTGGCGGCCGTCCTGGCGCTCACGCACCTCGGCGCCGCTTCGGCGGCCACTGTCGGCGTGACCGTGGCCGACAACACGTTCACACCCGGCTCCGTCACTGTCACCGCCGGCGACACCGTCGTGTGGACCGACAGCGGGGCGAGGCCCCATACGGTCACCGCCGACGACGGCTCGTTCGACTCCGGGACCCTGTCGACCGGTGCCACGTTCAGCCGGACGTTCGACACGCCCGGCACCATCCCCTACTTCTGCAAGATCCACGGCGCCGCAGGCGGCATCGGCATGTCGGGCACCATCGTCGTCCTGGCCGCACAGGTCACGACGACGACCGCAGCGACCACCACCAGCTCGACGCCGGCGACCACGACCACGGCCGCGCCTCCCACCACCTCGGCCGGCAGCCCCGCAGGCACCGCCGCCAACGGCACGACGACGACCACGACCCGCCCGACGGCTGTGCTGTCCGCGACAGAGGAGCGCCCACCTGCCGCCGCCCAGCCGGCGAGGCTGGCCCGGACCGGAACGCCCACCGGAGCCGTGGCGGCGATCGGCTTGGCCCTCGTCCTCAGCGGCGCCGTCGTCCTGCGCGTACTGCACCGGGGAGCCGGCACCGGCGGACCGCTCCGACGCTGACCCCGGGCCTCTCGCCCGGCATCCCGTTCGGACGGGCGGCAGGGCCGTGAGGGCAGGCGTGATCCCCCAAATGCCCGAATTGTTCTGGCGTTGGGCAAGAGTTGATCAACCCGGCTCCGGTCGGCGACGACAGGTTGGCCATGACCAAGTACGTCGCTACCGTCGGTTTCTTCCTCGCCGCCTGCTTCGCCTTCGTCCCAGCCGCAGAGGCCGCCGACTGTGGACTGCTCGCCCTGCTCTCCCCGTGCACACCGGTGACGCAGCCTGCACCGGCCCCCCTGCCGCTGCCCCTGCTCGACACCACGCCGACGACCGTGCCCGTACCCGATCCCGCCCCCGCCGCCGTCCCAGTGGCGGCGCCGGTCGCCGTACCGGTTGCCCAGAAGATGGCGCTGCCCGACGCCGCCGACCGCCTCCTCCAGCTGGTCAACGGAGAGCGCGGGCGCGCCGGCATGCCGGCCCTGTCCTCGAGCACGACGATCGCCGCCATCGCCACCGGCCAGAGCATGGCCATGGCGGAGCGCGGCGACATCTGGCACAACACCGCCTACTTCACCACCGCCACCCACCGCCTGCTGAACGCCAAGGCTCTCGGCGAGAACGTGGCGATGAACGGGTCGCTCGACGATGCCCACAGCCGGCTCATGGCGAGCCCCGGGCACCGGGCCAACATCCTGAACGCTGGCTTCGACACCGTGGGCATCGCCGTGGTGCGGGACGCCAGCGGGATGCTCTACATCACCCAGGACTTCGCGGACACGAACGGCCAACCGGCGGCGGCCGCCGCACCGGCCGCGGCCAAGGCACCGGCCGCCCGGCCCGCCACGGGCCCGGCGGCGACCCGGAGCGCGCCAGCCGCCACGGCCGGCACCGCCGCCGGCGGGACCGGGCCCGCGGCACCGTCGTTCGTGGCCGCCGCCGCTCCGGGCAGCGCGCTGGCGGCGGGGGTCGACGCAGCGGCGGGCGACAGCTCGGCGCCGCCCGCCCGCTACCTCTCGATCGGGCTGTTCGCCCTCGCCCTCCTCGCAGGCGTCGCCACCGCCGGGACGCAACTCGGGACCTCCGCCCTGGCCCGACGATGATCCCGGTCCGCAGCGCCCGCGTCACCAGCACGGACGCCGAGCTGGTGGCGGCGGCGGCCGACGGTCAGCAGTCCGCCTTCGCCGAGCTCTATCGGCGGCACAGGGACAAGGCGGGGCGGGCGGCGCAGGTGGTGGCGAGCAACACCGAGGACAGCGCCGACGCCGTGTCCGACGCCTTTGCCGCCGTCTTCCGCATCGTCCGGGCCGGCCGGTTCCCCGCCGGCGCCGACTTCGGCGCCTACCTCCTCACCGCCACCCGTCGCAACGCGATCGATCAGGTGCGCCGGGCCGCCCGCACCACGCTCCACCCCCACCTCGACCGGGGCGAGTCGGCCGACATGCGCCCGTCCGGGCGCGTGGTGGCCGTCGAGAGCGCGGCGATGATGGCCCAGGCCTTCGGCGGGCTCAGCGCGAACCTCCGCACGGTGCTGTACTTCACCGAGGTCCTCGAGATGCCGCTGCGTGAGGTCGCCGCCGTGCTCGGCATCACTCCGAACGCCTGCGCCCAGCGGGCCGTGCGGGCGCGTGCCCGGCTCCGCCAGCGCTACCTGCAGGCGCACGTCGCGCCCTCGGCCGACCGGGCCTGCCGGGCCACCGTGGCCAATCTGGGCGCCTACGTGGGCGGGGGGCTGGCGGATGGAGCCCGGGAAAAGGCCGACGCCCACCTGGCTGCCTGCGAGACATGCCGCCACCGGGTGGTCGAGCTGCGCCACATCGGATCGGTGCTCCGGAAAGCCGTGCCCCGCGAGGTGGACGGCACCGCCGGAGCTCCGGCTACCAGGTGACACCTCCCGCCCGGGTGCGCCGGCGGGACGACACGGGCACGAGGGCAGCGAGCGAGGGCCCCGGCTGGCGGAGCGGCACAACGCCCCCGCCGCAGGAGCGGGCGGGGGCGTTGCCAGAGCTCTTCGCCCGGCCGCCGGAGCGGGCGGGGCAACCGGCCGGGGCCTGAGGGGCCCCGGCAAGGCACTAGGCCAGCGTCACGGGGCCGTCGTCGCGCCGGCGACGCGTGGTGACCACCAGCATGGTGCCGGCCAGCACCAGGGCGACTGCGCCGATCGCCATCGGGACGACGTCGGACCCGGTGCGGGGAAGCGTGTCCGCAGCCACCGCCGGAGCGGGGGGCGCCTCGACGACGACGCCCTGGACGGCGGGCGGCGAGCCGGCCTGCGCGGACGCAACGCCAGGAAGGAGCGCCAGGGCCGCCAGGGCCAGAATCGCAACGGCCAATGTGAAACGACGTGTCATCGAAGACCCCCACCACGAACGGGAACGGACTTCATTCTGACGCATAGCGTGGCGCTTGTCGAGCGCGCGCCCAAAGAAACCACTCTCCGCGCACTGAATGCCCGGTTACCGGCCCCGGCGGAGCCGGTTCAGCAGGCCCCCCAGCGGTCGATCGGCGCCCACCCGGAAGGTCCGGGGGCGGTCCATGGTGACGGTGGCGCTGGCCGACCCCGGCGCCGACGCGGTCGTTCCCGGGACCGTATCGACGGCCTCGTCCACCCTGACCCTCCATCCCGGCGCCAGCGAGACGGACAGCGTGGCCTGGTCGGGGGTCACGGTCGGCTGGCGCAGGACGTCGGCGCTGTAGTCGCCGCTGCGGATCCTGCCGCGCATCTGCAGGGTGACGGTGCGGGTGGACATCGACTGCACCGACACCAGCGCCGAGTAGACGCGGCGACCGAGCTCGTTCTGGCGCGACACCTGGAGCACCTGCCCGTCGTCGACCGTCATCGTGCGCAGCTCGAGCGGGCTGTACACCGACAGCAGGAGCAGGTTCTCGCCGAACGCGGTCTGCGGCTGGCCGGGCGCGGCGAAACCGCCGAAGCCGATGACGGAGCGGGGCAGGCCATCAGTCGGCGCGTCGTTGCGCAGCTGCACCTCCAGCGTGGCCGACACGTCGCCCGTCGCCGGGTCGAACTCGGCGTCGTAGCTGTAGGCGCGGTGGAGGAACCAGTCGATCTTGTTCCCGTCGAAGTTCTGCGTGACGACACCGACGAAGTCACCACGCACCGGAGGCATCACCCCCGCCGCCCCGATGCGCTCGAAGAAGCGCTGCTCGGCCGGATGCGTGCTGGCCAACTGCAGGTGGCGGCCGGCCACCGCCGGAGCCAGGGCGTCGGCGACCTTTCGCGGCGACGGCAGCGTCGTCGACGTGAGCCGCAGGAACACCGTGCGCGAGGCCACGTCGAGGAAGTCCACCCGCTCGGCTTCCGCCGACTCGCCGAACCGGACGTACTGGTCGTGCAGCAGCAACCTGGGGGCGTTCTCGGCGGTGAGCTGCTCCCCGCCGCCCTCCACCGACACCGGTCCGGTGAGGCGCAAGAGGGCGGCGAAGGCGAAGGGATCCAGGCTGATGACCCCGTCGACGGGAGCCCCGCCGGACTGCGGGTACAGCTCGGCGATCACCTGGGCAACTGACGGGAAGTCGGGCGACATCGTCACCGTCTGCCAGTAGAGGTTGGGCTTGAAGGGGGCGTAGCGGCGGACGTAGTCGGCCGGTCCGGAGATGCGCCGGGCCGAGGGTGTGCCACTGGTGTTCAGCTCCTGCGTACGCCCGAAACGGCCGAGGGCGAGGTGTCCGTCCTCGGCCACCAGCTCACCCCAGTTGCCGATGAGACCGCCGCTGGCGCGCGCTTCGGCAGGGTTCTGGACGGCGATGAAGTACCGGCGCGGCCCGTCGCCGCCGAGCAGCGCTGGCGCGTTCCGCAGCGCCAGCACGGCCGTCCCGGTGCGGTCCGACGCCGACCGGACCCGCTCCGTCAACTCGTCGACCCGGTCGGCGACCGGCGTCACCAGCCACGGCGACCGTGCCTCCCCCAAGCTGCGGCGGCTGCGCACCAGGCTGGCCATCGCCGCCTCCAGCGGGGCGCGCACACGCTCCAGGGCGCGGAGGTCGAAGCCCCCGTTGGAGAGCCGCAGGCTGTCGGGGTCGGCCTCACGGGCGGCCCGCGCGCCGGCCCCGGCCAGGTCGGCTCCTGCTCCCGCCAAGGTGCGCAGCGCTCGTGCGTGCTGGCCCACGAAGGGCACGGCCAGTGCGGGGCGGGTCCACCATGCCCCGATCGAGCGATCCGCCTTCTCGAAGGCCGAGGCGGCGCGACCGAAGCGGTCGGCAGCGACGGCCCGGTCGGCCTGCTCCGCGGCGCGAAGGCCGTCGCGCGCCGCGTGCACGCCCTCGTCGACCGACGAGCGGGCGCCCAGGGCGCCGGCCAGCCCGAGACCGGCGGCGACGGCCGACAGCACGATCGAAGCAGCCGTCGCCCGCGCCACGATCCGGCGCGTCGCGGCCGAGGACCGGGCCAGGCCCGTGAGGAGCACGGGCGCGAGCACGCCGGCCGCAACCAGTGCCGACGTCCCGGTCGGCGCTGGCCACTCGAGCCGCAACGCCGCCTGGGCCAGACCGGCGGCCGACAGCGCGGGCAGGACGGGCGCCGCCCGACCTGCGGCCAGCACGGCGGCCGACAGCCCCAGCGCGGCGCCACCGGCCACGGCGGCGGGCGACGACCCACCGCTGCTCACCACGGCCACGACGCCCCCGACGACGCACGCCGCAGGCCCCGCCCGGAGTCCGGCACCGACCATCGCCGCGCCCAGCAGGCCGGCCAGCACCACGTCGGACACCACGGACCCCGTCGGCCCGACCCCGGAGACCGCCGCCCCCACCGCCGACGCGGCGGCCACAGCGGCGACGAAGGTCGACGTGGGCACGAGCGCGCCCGGCGATGCGCCCCGCACGATTGCCGCTCCCAGTGCGAAGCCGGCGGCGATGGCGAGAACTGCGAGCAGCGGGCGACCTCCTGGCGCGGCCGGCCCGCAGGCCGGAGCGCTCGATCCTACGTTCGTCGCTCCGCCCGCACCCCCGCCTGCTCTTCCGCTCCTATGCTCGATCGATGCGCGTGGTCGTCACCGGCGGGGCCGGGTTCATCGGAGCCAACCTGTGCCGAGTGCTGGGCGACGTTCCCGGCGTCTCGGAGGTCGTCGTGATCGACGATCTCTCCACCGGCTTCGCGTCGAACCTCGACGGCCTCGCCCACGTCGAGCTGGTGCAGGGCACCATCCTCGACGCCGACGTGCTGGACAAGGCGTTCGTCGGCGCCGAGGCCGTCGTGCACCTGGCGGCCCGGTCCTCGGTCCCCCGGTCGCTCGACGACCCGGTCGCGACCCACGCGGCCAACGCCACCGGCACGCTAGAGGTCCTCGAGGCGGCGCGGCGGGCCGGCGCTCCCTACGTCGTGCTGGCGTCCTCCTCGTCCGTGTACGGCGCCAACCCGGCCCAGCCGAAGTCGGAAGACCTCACCCCCATGCCCATGAGCCCCTACGCCGTGAGCAAGCTGGCGGGCGAGTCCTATGCGCTGGCCCACGCCACCTGCTTCGACCTGCCCGTCCTGGCCCTGCGGTTCTTCAACGTGTTCGGCCCCCTCCAGGCACCCCACCACACGTACGCGGCGGTGGTTCCGGCCTTCATCGACGCCGCCCTGGCCCGACGGCCCCTCCCCGTGTACGGCGACGGCCTCCAGACGCGCGACTTCACCTACGTGGACAGCGTGGCCGGCGTGCTGGTCGACGCCGTGACCCGGCGGGTCGTGAGCCCCCGTCCGGTCAACCTCGCCTTCGGCACGCGCGTCACCCTGCTGGAGCTGATCGCCGAGCTCGAGGCCATCCTGGGCCACCGGCTCGACGCCCATCACCTCCCGCCCCGCGCCGGCGACGTCCGGGCCTCGCAGGCCGATCAGACCCGCCTCCACGCCCTGTTCCCCGAGGCCCGCCGCGTCGACCTGGCCACCGGTCTGCGGGCGACGCTCGAGTGGTTCCGCTCGACCGGGTCCGGTGCTGGCTCCGGCACCTGACCGGGACCGCAACGCGCGACTAGCCGGAACGGGCACGGGCGGGCACCCCGACGACCACGAGCCTCTCGCCGACGTCGCGCGTCACGACCGCGCCGGCGCCCACGAACGTTCCCCGGCCCACGCCGAGGTTCTGGAGGATGACCGCATTGCTGCCCACGGTGACGTCCTCGTCGAGGCGGACGGTGCCGGCCACGTTGGCGCCGGGGTACACGGTGACGAAGTCCGACAGCACGGCGTCGTGGCCCACCGTGGCGTTGTACTGGACGTGCACGTGGGCGCCCAGCCGCACGCTGCTCGACACGTGCGCCCCGGCCATCACCACGCACCCGGGACCCACCGTCGTGTCGGGCCCGATCACGGCACGGGGGTGAACGACAGTGGCAACCTCGAGGCCCTGGGCGACCAGGAGACCGGCCAGGCGCCGGCGGGCCGCCGGGTCGGCGATGCCGATCACGAAGGCGGCGCCGGCCGGCGCCTCGGACGGCGCCAGCACGGGCAGGCCGCGCACGGTGGACCCCGCGAGCCGGTCGTCGAGGAATCCGGCCGCTCCGGCGCCCGACGCCAGGGCCACGTCGAGCGTCTCCCGGCCCGCTCCACCCGCACCCACCACGTACAGCGCCACGCCCGACATCCTGCCGGGCGCCGGTATCGTCCGGGCGCATGGTCGATCGACGCGGCGGCCGCCCCGGCCGGCGGCCTCGTCGCCCAACGAGCGGCCGGTGAACCGGCGGTGAGCGTCACGTGCAGCGTCATCGTGCCGACCCACGACCGGCCCGCCATGCTGGCGGACGCAGTCCTGTCGGTGCTGGGCCAGCGGGTCAGCACCGTCGAGTGCATCGTGGTCGACGACGGGAGCCGGCCGCCGGTCGATCTCGCCGGCGATCGGCGGCTCGTCGTCCTCCGCCGACCCGATGCGGGCGGGCCGGCGGCGGCGCGCAACATGGGTCTGTCGGCGGCAACGGGCGACGTGGTCGCCTTCCTCGACGACGACGACGTGCTCGTGCCCGAGCGCCTCGACCTCGCCCTCGCCGGGCTCGAGCGGGCGCCGGTGGCGATCTGCGCCGACGCGCCGCTCGACGACCCGGGGGCGTCGGGCAGTGGCCGGCGGCTCGAGGGGCGGGTGCACGACGTGATCCTGGACGCCACGACGCCCCAGCTCGGCGCCACGGCCGTCCGGCGCAGCGACGTCGTGGCCTTCGACGAGGCGTACCTGGGGTGCGAGGACGTCGACTGGTGGCTGCGGATGAGCGAGCGCGCCGCCGTCACCACCGTGGCCAGGGTCGGGCTCCTCGTCCGCCGCCACGGCGGCGACCGGGGCCTGGCAGGCACGCGCGCCCGCATCGACGGCAGCCTGCGGCTGCTCGACCAGCACGGCGCCTACTTCGCCACCCATCCGCGGGCACTTGCCTTCCGGTGGCGGCGGATCGGCATCATGGCCGCCTCCGTCGGCGATCACGCCGAGGCACGGCGGGCCCAGGTCCGATCACTGCGAGCTCGTCCCAGCGTCCGCTCGGCGGTTCACCTCGCCCGCACCCTTCGAGCGTGACGGAGAACGCCGGTCCGGCGGCACCGGCTCTCGGGCGCCGCCTCGATGCGGCCGGCATCGGACTGGTCGTGGCGTCGGTCGCCTGGACGGCATGGACGGCCCGCGCGTCGATCGCCGACGCCGCGCCGGTCGCCGCCCTCCAGACCGGCTGCGCCGCGGCCTACGCGACCGCCCGGTGGGTGTCCGTGCGGGCGCGGGCGGCGGTGCCGCTGGCCGCGCTGGCCCTCGGCGGCGGCGTCCTCGTCCTCGGGACCGTGCTCCCCCGCCTGGGTCGTACCGGGTACGAGAACGCCGATGCATCGCTGTGCGTGCAGCTGGCCATCGCCGGCGCCATGGCGGCGCGTGCGCTGCACCCGGGACGACCGGCGTGGGCGGCCGGCGGGGTGGCCGCCGTGTTCGCCCTGGCCACCGGCCTCAGCGGCTCGGTCGCCGCCATCGTCGCCCTCGCCCTGGTGGCCCTGCTGCGCACCGCCGGTGCGGCACGCATGCCGGCATTGGCCGTCGGCCTCGGCGCCATCGCGGTGGTCGCCGTCGTGGCCGGAACCGCCTTCGTCGCCGTGGCCCGTGTCTCGGGTGTCGCGCCGGGCGTCGTGGCCGACGTCGGGCACGCCGCCGACGCCCGGCGGGTGGCGCTGTGGGCCGACGCCGCCTCCATCGCCCATGCCCACCCGTGGGCGGGCGCGGGCCCGGGGCGGTTCGAGCGGCTGAGCCCCACCGCGCGACAGGACCGCGACGCCCGGTGGGCCCACAGCGACTTCCTCCAGCAGGCGGCCGAGGGCGGCGCCGTGGCCATGGCCCTGCTGCTCGCAGCCTTCGGTTGGGGGTTCGCCCGGGTGTGGGCGGCGGCGGTCGACGACCCCGCCGCCGTGCTCGGCGCCATGGCCCTGACCGCCCTCGGCATGCACGGGGCCGTCGACTACGTCCTGCGGTTCCCGCTGTTGACCATGACCGCCGTCGCCCTGGTCGGCGCCGCTACGGCTCCCCGTCCGGCTCGGGCAGCGGGAATCCCTGGTTGACGCCGCCGGGCCCCGTGATGCCCTCCCGTCGCACCAGGTTGAGGATGGTGCGGAACAGGATGCGCACGTCGAGGGCCAGGGTCCGGTTGTCGATGTACCAGATGTCGAGCTCGATGCGCTCGGGCCACGTGATGCTGTTGCGGCCCTTCACCTGCGCGTACCCGGTGATCCCCGGTCGCATCTCGAGGCGGCGTCGCTGATGGGCGCTGTAGTGAACCACCTGTTCGGGAAGGGTGGGCCGCGGCCCGATCAGGCTCATCTCGCCCCGGAACACGTTGAGGAGCTGCGGCAGCTCGTCAAGGCTGGTGCTCCGCAGCAGCGCACCCACCCTGGTCAGGCGGGCGGCGTCGGGCTCGTCGGGATACCGGGGAGGGCGCATGGTGCGGAACTTGGCGATGGAGAACTCCTCGCCATGCAGGCCGCTGCGCTGCTGGCGGAACAGCACGGGCCCGCCCATGGTCAGCCGGATGGCGACGGCGATGAGGGCGGCCAGCGGCGACAGCACCACGGTGGCCACCGTGGCCACGACGAGATCCACCCCCCGCCTCACGGGTGCCCCCAGGCGAGCCGGCGGCGACGGGCGACCAGCCGGTAGGTGTCGATCGAGGCCTGCGCCACGTCCCGCTGGTCGAAGGCATCCGCGGCACGTGTGGCGGCGGCCCGGCCCAGACGGGCGCGGAGGTCCGGGTCTGCCAGCAAGGTGTCGACGGCGGTGGTGAGGGCGGCCGCGTCGGCGGGCGGTACGAGCAGGACGTGCCGGTCGTGCTCGCCCACCTCGCGGCAGCCGCGGATGTCGCTCAGCACCATGGGCCTGCCACAGGCCGCCGCCTCCATGGCCGAGCGGGAGAACCCCTCCCGGTAGGACGGCAGGACGAAGACGTCGAGCGCCGAGTACACCGCCGGCATGTCGGAGCGCCCGCCCACGAAGTCGAGGCCGGCGGGCGACACGCTCTCGCCATCATCCGGGCCGACCCAGACGAAGCGGGCCTTGCCGGCGAGGGCACGGGCGGCGGACGCCAGCTCGTGCAGGCCCTTCTCGGCCACCCGGCGGCCGACGCCGCCGACCAGCAGCTCGTCCGGCCCAACGCCGAGCTCGGCCCGTACCGCGTCCCTGCCGTCCGGGTCGAACCGGAAGCGGGCGAGGTCCACGCCGTTGCCGACCACGCGTGCCCGGCGGGGCCCTACGAAGAATCGCAGGGCCCGTCGGTCGTCGGCGTTCTGGTACAGCTCGAAGTGGGCGAAGGCCGACGCCAGGGCCTCGACGCCGACGACGAGGGACCGCTTCAGTCGCCCATCGCCCTCCCGCATCCACAGGCCGTGGCAGGTGTCCACGACGACGGGGACGCCGGCCAGGCGGCCGAGGACGCGCCCGAGCACCCCGGCTTTGGGCGTGTGCGTGTGGAGGACGTCCGGCCGGAGTCTGCGGAGGGTGCGGTAGAGCTCGACGGCTGCGGCCGCGTCACTGCGCACGTCCCACGCTCTGGTGAAGCGCACGGAGAGGTGGGTGACGCCGATCGCCTCCACGGCCGCCACGTACGGACCGGGGGCCGAGATCCCCACCACGTCGAGGCCGGCCTCCACGTCCACCCGGAGCTCGCACGCCAGCAGCAGCGCCAGGCTCATGTCGACGGTGGTCAGGTGGGCCACGGTGACCCGACCGCCGTCAGGCATGGGCTCCCAGCCGCTTGGCCACCGTGACGGCGGCGCCGTACGCCCGCTCGGGCAGGAGCCGCCCGCACAGCTTGGCCGTGAAGAACTCGATGGGGTCGCTGCGCCGTACCGGGATCCGGCGCAGGACGATGGGATCGCAGCCGGGAAGGTTGCGGCCCAACCGGCCGGTGGCGGCCGAGCGGAACCGGGCCCGGAGCGCCTCGTGCATCGCCGGCACGTCGATCCCCCACGTGTAGGCGAAGTGCCGGGGCCGGGCACCTTCGCCCAGATGCGCCTCGACGGCGTCGGAGCACCGGTCGAGCTCGTCGGTGGTGAGGCCGTCCGGGCGGGGATGGGTGAAGGTGTGGTTCCCCACCGTGCACAGTCCCGACGCCGCCATCTCCGAGAGCTGCGCCCACGTCAGCCCGCTCCCTGCCTGGCGGGCGGTCGAGCCCTCCCAGTGCATGGTGGCGCCGACGTGTCCTGCGGCCAGGTACAGGGTGAACGGCAGGGCCCGATCCCGCAGGAGCGGCCAGGCGTGCTCGTGGACGTCGGCGAACCCGTCGTCGAAGGTCAGCACCACGCTGGGCCGGCGGTCACCGGCGTCGAGGCGGTCGAGGGCGACATCGAGTGGCACCACGTCGTGAGCCGTGAGCGCGTCCATCTGGGCCGCGAACGCCGGCGCCGGCAGGTCCCGCTCGTCGGGAGAGCCGCCGCCGACTCGGTGGTAG
The genomic region above belongs to Acidimicrobiales bacterium and contains:
- a CDS encoding sugar transferase, with protein sequence MRRGVDLVVATVATVVLSPLAALIAVAIRLTMGGPVLFRQQRSGLHGEEFSIAKFRTMRPPRYPDEPDAARLTRVGALLRSTSLDELPQLLNVFRGEMSLIGPRPTLPEQVVHYSAHQRRRLEMRPGITGYAQVKGRNSITWPERIELDIWYIDNRTLALDVRILFRTILNLVRREGITGPGGVNQGFPLPEPDGEP
- a CDS encoding glycosyltransferase, which gives rise to MPDGGRVTVAHLTTVDMSLALLLACELRVDVEAGLDVVGISAPGPYVAAVEAIGVTHLSVRFTRAWDVRSDAAAAVELYRTLRRLRPDVLHTHTPKAGVLGRVLGRLAGVPVVVDTCHGLWMREGDGRLKRSLVVGVEALASAFAHFELYQNADDRRALRFFVGPRRARVVGNGVDLARFRFDPDGRDAVRAELGVGPDELLVGGVGRRVAEKGLHELASAARALAGKARFVWVGPDDGESVSPAGLDFVGGRSDMPAVYSALDVFVLPSYREGFSRSAMEAAACGRPMVLSDIRGCREVGEHDRHVLLVPPADAAALTTAVDTLLADPDLRARLGRAAATRAADAFDQRDVAQASIDTYRLVARRRRLAWGHP
- a CDS encoding polysaccharide deacetylase family protein is translated as MRTALKRQLSRAGGRAAASGASLLIYHRVGGGSPDERDLPAPAFAAQMDALTAHDVVPLDVALDRLDAGDRRPSVVLTFDDGFADVHEHAWPLLRDRALPFTLYLAAGHVGATMHWEGSTARQAGSGLTWAQLSEMAASGLCTVGNHTFTHPRPDGLTTDELDRCSDAVEAHLGEGARPRHFAYTWGIDVPAMHEALRARFRSAATGRLGRNLPGCDPIVLRRIPVRRSDPIEFFTAKLCGRLLPERAYGAAVTVAKRLGAHA